In Silene latifolia isolate original U9 population chromosome X, ASM4854445v1, whole genome shotgun sequence, the following proteins share a genomic window:
- the LOC141616769 gene encoding glucosidase 2 subunit beta isoform X1: MTMKKKKVASLACLLSLSINLFILVLSSALPSPSLLRGVHPLDINYYAAELIKCKDGSNSFAKDRLNDDFCDCIDGTDEPGTPACPRGKFYCRNLGSQPQFLFSSRVNDHICDCCDGSDEYNGASFCPNTCIMGNSIEYKAEHYHTTSSNTLHVDEMKVNGRLDDMIRNLKDLKVLAVIQLIIIAFWAVFIFCRRMKSSRQRYRS; this comes from the exons ATGACAATGAAGAAGAAAAAAGTAGCATCACTAGCATGCCTACTTTCCCTGTCCATCAACTTGTTCATCCTCGTACTTTCCTCTGCTTTACCTTCTCCTTCCCTGCTTCGCGGAGTTCATCCCCTTG ATATTAACTATTATGCAGCAGAGCTGATCAAATGCAAGGATGGTTCCAATTCATTTGCAAAAGACCGTCTCAACGACGACTTTTGTGATTGCATTGATGGCACTGATGAGCCTG GGACCCCAGCATGTCCTAGAGGAAAGTTTTATTGTAGAAATCTGGGAAGTCAACCTCAATTTTTGTTTTCCTCTCGTGTCAATGATCACATCTGTG ATTGTTGTGATGGGAGTGATGAATATAATGGTGCTTCCTTTTGCCCCAATACATGCATCATGGGAAATAGCATTGAATACAAGGCAGAGCATTACCATACAACTAGTTCTAACACTCTTCATGTGGATGAAATGAAAGTAAATGGAAGATTAGACGACATGATCCGAAATTTGAAAG ATTTGAAGGTGTTGGCAGTCATCCAGTTAATAATCATTGCCTTTTGGGCTGTCTTCATCTTCTGTCGTCGTATGAAATCAAGTCGACAACGGTATCGTTCTTGA
- the LOC141616769 gene encoding uncharacterized protein LOC141616769 isoform X2 codes for MTMKKKKVASLACLLSLSINLFILVLSSALPSPSLLRGVHPLDINYYAAELIKCKDGSNSFAKDRLNDDFCDCIDGTDEPDCCDGSDEYNGASFCPNTCIMGNSIEYKAEHYHTTSSNTLHVDEMKVNGRLDDMIRNLKDLKVLAVIQLIIIAFWAVFIFCRRMKSSRQRYRS; via the exons ATGACAATGAAGAAGAAAAAAGTAGCATCACTAGCATGCCTACTTTCCCTGTCCATCAACTTGTTCATCCTCGTACTTTCCTCTGCTTTACCTTCTCCTTCCCTGCTTCGCGGAGTTCATCCCCTTG ATATTAACTATTATGCAGCAGAGCTGATCAAATGCAAGGATGGTTCCAATTCATTTGCAAAAGACCGTCTCAACGACGACTTTTGTGATTGCATTGATGGCACTGATGAGCCTG ATTGTTGTGATGGGAGTGATGAATATAATGGTGCTTCCTTTTGCCCCAATACATGCATCATGGGAAATAGCATTGAATACAAGGCAGAGCATTACCATACAACTAGTTCTAACACTCTTCATGTGGATGAAATGAAAGTAAATGGAAGATTAGACGACATGATCCGAAATTTGAAAG ATTTGAAGGTGTTGGCAGTCATCCAGTTAATAATCATTGCCTTTTGGGCTGTCTTCATCTTCTGTCGTCGTATGAAATCAAGTCGACAACGGTATCGTTCTTGA